In one window of Pseudoalteromonas espejiana DSM 9414 DNA:
- a CDS encoding PepSY-associated TM helix domain-containing protein — MPFINKRALYSTSRALHIYISTALFFLLILFCVSGIVLNHIDWLKNDKNNGQVTATIPAELVTKANAQLDTLPTLYPEIEAFLAKQYSLTKIKSIEWEKEDALVMIDYPLPAGFAYAELDFTTGELNLDYQTGGFLSLIGDLHKGRYTGEVWSWVIDISAVLMIIFAITGMIILFQNRKKRNLGVLITLLGVATPLVIYLCWVPQIKGVS, encoded by the coding sequence ATGCCGTTTATAAATAAGCGTGCTTTGTATAGCACAAGCCGCGCACTACATATTTACATATCTACCGCTTTATTCTTTTTACTTATTTTATTTTGCGTTAGTGGCATAGTTTTAAACCATATTGACTGGCTTAAAAACGATAAAAACAACGGCCAAGTAACTGCAACTATTCCAGCAGAATTAGTCACTAAAGCGAATGCGCAGCTAGATACCCTGCCAACGCTTTACCCAGAAATAGAAGCCTTTCTTGCCAAGCAATACTCTTTAACCAAAATAAAAAGCATTGAGTGGGAAAAAGAAGACGCACTCGTGATGATTGACTACCCACTGCCAGCGGGTTTTGCCTACGCAGAACTTGATTTTACAACTGGCGAGCTAAACCTAGATTACCAAACCGGCGGCTTTTTAAGCCTTATTGGCGACTTACATAAAGGTCGCTACACCGGTGAAGTATGGAGCTGGGTAATTGATATTTCAGCGGTGTTGATGATTATTTTTGCCATCACCGGAATGATAATTTTATTTCAAAACAGAAAAAAACGTAACCTTGGCGTATTGATAACACTACTCGGCGTAGCCACGCCGTTGGTTATTTATTTATGTTGGGTGCCACAAATTAAAGGAGTGTCTTAA
- a CDS encoding YbaN family protein, which yields MNIKAVFIGYKNMWFKALGLMLVALGIIGIVLPVMPTTIFFILALTCFTRSSPALEHWLLNHPRYGVTLKQWQAHKVVPVKAKCYAAIGMLIGFIFLLYSSAPIWVAYMVAMIEIAVMVYLIKRPSTPPHC from the coding sequence GTGAATATAAAAGCAGTATTTATTGGCTATAAAAATATGTGGTTTAAGGCTTTAGGCCTTATGCTTGTAGCGCTTGGCATTATTGGAATTGTGCTGCCGGTTATGCCTACCACCATATTTTTTATACTTGCGCTCACGTGTTTCACACGCTCATCTCCTGCGCTTGAGCACTGGCTACTTAACCACCCCCGCTATGGCGTTACCTTAAAGCAATGGCAAGCGCACAAAGTAGTACCTGTAAAAGCAAAATGTTACGCCGCCATAGGCATGCTAATTGGTTTTATATTTTTACTGTATTCAAGCGCCCCCATTTGGGTAGCTTATATGGTCGCTATGATTGAAATAGCCGTTATGGTGTATTTAATTAAACGCCCCTCTACCCCTCCGCATTGTTAA
- a CDS encoding MarR family winged helix-turn-helix transcriptional regulator — protein MQKYDELLVSLRKVIRAIDLHSKQLNKTSGLTGPQLLIMQEVAQTDGITASRIAQNVNLSPATVTNILDRIESRNLVTRVRSQMDKRRVSLYLTEQGKELLEKAPQPLQEHFIEKFSALAEWEQSLLLSSMQRVAAMMDADKLDASPLLEVGALTQTPNK, from the coding sequence ATGCAAAAATATGACGAATTATTGGTTTCTTTACGTAAAGTAATCCGCGCGATTGACTTACATTCTAAGCAACTAAATAAAACATCGGGTTTAACTGGCCCACAATTGCTTATAATGCAAGAAGTTGCGCAAACCGATGGCATTACGGCGAGTCGTATTGCTCAAAATGTTAATTTAAGTCCGGCTACTGTGACTAATATTCTCGACAGAATAGAAAGCAGAAACCTTGTAACACGCGTTCGCAGTCAAATGGATAAACGCCGAGTGAGCCTATACCTCACCGAGCAGGGAAAAGAGTTACTAGAAAAAGCACCACAACCATTGCAAGAGCACTTTATTGAGAAGTTTTCTGCACTTGCTGAATGGGAGCAAAGTTTACTGCTCTCATCTATGCAGCGAGTAGCCGCAATGATGGATGCTGATAAGTTAGATGCATCACCTCTGTTAGAGGTAGGCGCGTTAACTCAAACACCGAATAAATAA
- a CDS encoding DUF2271 domain-containing protein — MLKVSTVISAALLMVAALFQTTAQAQAPQLEIEFTQADLNVQPYHRPYVAIWLETPERKHVTTLALWVQKAEWFKDLRQWWRKAGKTDINFDGISGATKRAGTYTIKWQGKDLDGNAVAPGKYLLNIEVVREEGGRDYSRVELDLTKAGKVTIEGKKEFSTSFVTVSTK, encoded by the coding sequence ATGTTAAAAGTAAGTACTGTAATAAGCGCAGCGTTATTAATGGTTGCCGCTTTATTTCAAACAACGGCGCAGGCACAAGCGCCCCAGCTAGAAATTGAATTTACCCAAGCCGATCTTAACGTACAACCGTATCATCGCCCGTACGTAGCAATATGGCTAGAAACCCCAGAGCGCAAACATGTAACAACGCTTGCGCTATGGGTACAAAAAGCCGAATGGTTTAAAGACCTACGCCAGTGGTGGCGTAAAGCAGGTAAAACCGACATTAATTTTGACGGCATTAGCGGCGCTACAAAACGCGCAGGTACCTACACCATAAAATGGCAAGGTAAAGATTTAGACGGCAATGCCGTAGCGCCAGGTAAATACCTTTTAAATATTGAAGTTGTTCGTGAAGAAGGTGGCCGTGATTACAGCCGCGTTGAGCTTGATTTAACAAAAGCAGGCAAAGTAACAATTGAAGGTAAAAAAGAATTCTCGACAAGTTTTGTCACCGTAAGCACTAAGTAA
- a CDS encoding DUF4198 domain-containing protein, whose protein sequence is MKTSLLKTALIGALSLSALVSTSASAHGRWLLPSHTSLSGDKAHYVMIDASISNEMFAPDKAFKPKEKGAEYDDTLLMALAPNGEKVSETIRAYYLKRKSSAAVSLKEEGTYHIAMTQKPMYMTFYKNEEGKRKRVFGKKTDAKLPSNAKDVRTTKVISTVDTFVSRNGTSKPAQLGLGLELSGPTHPNDLFVGEQARFQLLQDGKPAGEGIEVSVLKGDTRYRNERGEVKVTTDKNGMFTTTWKEPGLYLIETSNKVKVNEEGVDAGRYALFTTLEVAPE, encoded by the coding sequence ATGAAAACTAGTTTATTAAAAACCGCATTAATTGGCGCACTTAGCTTATCGGCGCTGGTATCTACATCGGCAAGCGCACATGGCCGCTGGTTATTACCTTCGCACACGTCGCTTTCTGGCGATAAAGCGCATTACGTAATGATTGATGCAAGCATCTCAAACGAAATGTTTGCACCAGATAAAGCCTTTAAGCCAAAAGAAAAAGGCGCAGAGTACGACGACACATTATTAATGGCACTTGCACCAAACGGTGAAAAAGTATCTGAAACCATTCGTGCGTATTACCTAAAGCGTAAAAGCTCAGCAGCAGTAAGCCTTAAAGAAGAAGGTACTTACCACATTGCTATGACGCAAAAGCCAATGTATATGACCTTCTACAAAAACGAAGAAGGTAAGCGCAAACGTGTATTTGGTAAAAAAACAGATGCTAAATTACCAAGCAATGCAAAAGATGTACGTACCACTAAAGTAATTTCAACTGTAGATACGTTTGTAAGCCGTAATGGTACATCTAAACCAGCACAACTTGGTTTAGGCCTTGAGCTTAGCGGCCCTACGCATCCAAATGACTTATTTGTAGGCGAACAAGCTCGTTTCCAACTTCTACAAGATGGCAAACCAGCAGGCGAAGGCATTGAAGTAAGCGTACTTAAAGGCGACACACGCTACCGTAACGAGCGTGGCGAAGTAAAAGTAACTACCGATAAAAATGGCATGTTCACAACTACGTGGAAAGAGCCTGGCCTATACCTAATCGAAACCTCTAACAAAGTTAAAGTAAACGAAGAGGGCGTAGACGCAGGTCGTTATGCTTTATTTACAACACTTGAAGTTGCGCCTGAATAA